A genomic segment from Helicobacter sp. NHP19-012 encodes:
- a CDS encoding cytochrome c biogenesis protein CcdA → MFEDNLLTLFDKTPLIASFLAGILAFLSPCVLPLIPAYLSYISQTSLEELKSGNAPRWAVLAKASLFVLGFGLVFWLIGVSMARIMHAYLNAPWVRVVAGLVVVVFGLHFLGVLPIKWLYKSKTLEVRLEFKNPFLNSLIPFILGVSFALGWTPCIGPIFTSIVLLSGAEHAYGMALLGVFVLGFGLPFLVVALLLNQVWGVLKKMRTYSRAVEVFSGLLLVGMGVLILSGQMDRLGAFLLQL, encoded by the coding sequence ATGTTCGAGGACAACCTTTTGACGCTCTTTGACAAAACACCCTTGATTGCTTCATTTTTGGCGGGCATTTTGGCGTTTTTAAGTCCCTGCGTTTTGCCCCTAATCCCCGCCTACTTGTCCTACATCTCGCAAACTTCTTTAGAGGAATTAAAAAGTGGCAACGCCCCGCGTTGGGCGGTTTTGGCTAAGGCTAGCTTGTTCGTGCTGGGCTTTGGTTTGGTCTTTTGGCTCATCGGGGTGTCTATGGCAAGGATCATGCACGCTTATTTAAACGCCCCTTGGGTGCGGGTGGTGGCGGGCTTGGTGGTGGTGGTCTTTGGCTTACACTTTTTGGGGGTCTTGCCTATTAAATGGCTTTACAAAAGCAAAACCCTAGAAGTGCGCCTAGAGTTTAAGAATCCTTTTTTAAACAGCCTCATCCCCTTCATTTTGGGCGTGAGTTTTGCTCTAGGTTGGACTCCTTGCATCGGCCCTATCTTTACAAGCATCGTCCTACTTAGTGGGGCGGAGCACGCCTATGGCATGGCGCTTTTGGGCGTGTTTGTGCTGGGTTTTGGGCTGCCCTTTTTGGTGGTGGCGCTGTTGCTTAACCAAGTGTGGGGAGTGCTCAAAAAAATGCGCACTTACAGCCGGGCGGTGGAGGTTTTCTCAGGGTTGCTCTTAGTGGGCATGGGTGTTTTGATCTTAAGCGGACAAATGGATCGCTTGGGGGCGTTTTTACTGCAACTTTAA
- a CDS encoding amidohydrolase family protein, with protein MLLKNIKLMGGAGVDVRILGAHIVQIAPSLCPTEGEKVLEGKGLTLLPSLVDLGVFLHNLQATTYAALKAQAFKGGVGTLMGIDLEPLYSLHEPEMQPLDFKEAEDNLENTTAKEAQKAKDPICLHPLNAKQRLQNLSKIVSSLSSPACLYIYNLEGQKLLPALDYAKMLNLPLVCGVRGYEGRPTLGIADSTPLAYKLGLPSVSPLIQIKEVGKYASMALHIQRDTMLDSVVEMDALNIAASLKSLGAPLFVQTPLHHLILTESVYRTYEPRFKILPPLQSKEKQKALHKALKGGQIDMLTSLHYTRPPKAQDIFEEAPFGMHCIESSFSLAYTYLVQTGLVSLERLIELMASTPAKFLRLNCGAVQEGKEARLMLVDLEGEEVVQNPHSPYYKESLKGVVRLVLQGEDIVYGA; from the coding sequence TTGTTACTCAAAAATATCAAGCTTATGGGCGGTGCGGGCGTGGATGTGCGCATTTTAGGCGCACACATCGTCCAAATCGCCCCATCCCTATGCCCCACAGAGGGCGAAAAGGTTTTAGAGGGCAAGGGGCTTACACTTTTGCCTAGCCTTGTGGATTTGGGCGTGTTCTTGCATAACCTGCAAGCCACCACCTACGCCGCCCTAAAAGCCCAAGCCTTTAAAGGGGGGGTGGGCACGCTCATGGGGATTGATTTAGAGCCCCTTTACTCTTTACACGAGCCAGAAATGCAGCCTTTGGACTTTAAAGAGGCAGAGGACAATTTAGAAAACACCACCGCCAAAGAGGCGCAAAAAGCCAAAGACCCCATTTGTTTGCACCCCTTAAACGCCAAACAACGCCTACAAAATTTATCTAAGATTGTAAGCAGTTTATCTAGCCCTGCCTGCCTTTACATTTACAACCTAGAGGGGCAGAAGCTCTTGCCCGCCCTAGATTATGCCAAAATGTTGAACTTGCCCCTGGTGTGCGGTGTGCGCGGCTATGAGGGCCGCCCCACTCTAGGCATCGCAGACAGCACCCCCCTAGCCTACAAACTCGGGCTGCCCAGTGTGAGCCCGCTCATCCAAATTAAAGAGGTGGGCAAATACGCCAGCATGGCGCTGCATATCCAAAGAGACACCATGCTAGATAGCGTGGTGGAAATGGACGCGTTAAACATCGCCGCAAGCTTAAAATCTCTAGGCGCGCCCCTATTCGTGCAAACCCCTCTACACCACCTCATCCTCACCGAGAGCGTTTATAGAACCTACGAGCCCCGCTTTAAAATCCTGCCCCCCCTGCAAAGCAAAGAGAAGCAAAAAGCTCTACACAAAGCCCTAAAAGGGGGGCAAATTGACATGCTAACAAGCCTACACTACACCCGTCCCCCCAAAGCGCAAGACATCTTTGAAGAAGCTCCTTTTGGCATGCATTGCATTGAAAGTAGCTTTAGTCTCGCCTACACGTATTTAGTCCAAACGGGCCTAGTGAGCCTTGAAAGGCTCATAGAGCTCATGGCAAGCACGCCGGCTAAATTCTTGCGCTTAAATTGCGGTGCGGTGCAAGAGGGCAAAGAAGCCCGTTTAATGCTTGTGGACCTTGAGGGGGAGGAAGTGGTGCAAAACCCACACAGCCCCTACTATAAAGAGAGTTTAAAAGGGGTTGTGCGCTTGGTATTGCAAGGGGAAGATATTGTCTATGGGGCTTAA
- the mqnF gene encoding aminofutalosine deaminase family hydrolase produces the protein MGLKILGAKCALVCNPSFDILPNGGVLFEGGRILEVGDYAKLCTKHPSAKAHFYKNALLMPALANPHIHFEFAGQKNNFSYGSFEGWLSSVMSNRSQVLKKATAHMQKAVCEQLMQGVASVGAISSYGLDRPILKESPLRVVFFDELIGANADITPAFEAFSKRHALSLECQSAKFTPAIAIHAPYSVHKDLAKQVLSTYKSPVVSTHFLESKAELDFLEGRGGYFKDFYAKHGLSAPHYVSPLEFLDLFQGQKLLLVHAMFATKVHLQHVKESAHPTLISCPRSNRLLSGKLLDFKQINKAGVKIALATDGASSNANTLLLEELRIALFALNVPLLEALPQILLGATLRASHALGLQGGSLQAGFLADFALFGFNSQPNLQGVLHWLLQARKVQSLYIGGEWVWGSKRGFKAR, from the coding sequence ATGGGGCTTAAAATTTTGGGAGCGAAGTGCGCGCTTGTGTGTAACCCGAGCTTTGATATTCTGCCTAATGGGGGGGTGTTGTTTGAGGGGGGGCGCATTTTAGAAGTGGGCGATTACGCTAAACTTTGCACCAAGCACCCAAGCGCAAAAGCCCATTTTTATAAAAACGCCCTTTTAATGCCCGCTTTGGCAAACCCGCATATCCATTTTGAGTTTGCGGGGCAGAAAAATAATTTTAGCTATGGGAGCTTTGAGGGGTGGCTTAGCTCAGTCATGTCCAACAGAAGCCAAGTGCTCAAAAAAGCCACAGCGCATATGCAAAAAGCGGTGTGCGAGCAACTCATGCAGGGTGTGGCGAGTGTAGGGGCGATCAGCAGTTATGGTTTGGATCGCCCTATCTTAAAAGAGAGCCCCTTACGGGTGGTGTTCTTTGATGAGCTCATCGGGGCAAACGCCGATATCACCCCCGCTTTTGAGGCGTTTAGTAAGCGCCACGCTCTAAGCCTTGAATGTCAAAGTGCGAAATTCACCCCCGCCATTGCCATCCACGCCCCCTATTCAGTGCATAAAGACTTAGCCAAGCAGGTTTTAAGTACCTACAAAAGTCCCGTGGTCTCCACGCATTTTTTGGAGTCTAAGGCGGAGTTGGACTTTTTAGAGGGGCGGGGGGGATATTTCAAGGATTTTTACGCCAAACACGGGCTAAGTGCCCCACACTATGTAAGCCCTTTAGAGTTTTTAGACCTATTTCAAGGGCAAAAGTTGCTTTTAGTGCATGCCATGTTTGCCACAAAGGTGCATTTACAGCACGTCAAAGAGAGTGCGCACCCCACGCTCATTTCTTGCCCGCGCTCTAACCGCCTGTTAAGCGGTAAACTCTTGGATTTTAAGCAGATAAATAAGGCGGGTGTGAAGATCGCCCTAGCCACAGATGGCGCAAGCTCTAATGCCAACACCCTACTTTTAGAGGAACTGCGCATCGCCCTTTTTGCCTTGAATGTTCCCCTTTTAGAGGCCCTACCCCAAATTTTGCTCGGGGCGACCCTACGCGCCAGCCACGCTTTGGGCCTACAAGGGGGGAGTTTGCAAGCGGGCTTTTTAGCGGATTTTGCCCTCTTTGGTTTTAACTCTCAGCCCAACTTACAAGGGGTGTTGCATTGGCTCTTGCAAGCAAGAAAGGTGCAGAGTCTATACATCGGCGGGGAGTGGGTGTGGGGCTCTAAAAGGGGTTTTAAGGCAAGGTAG